A stretch of the Zonotrichia albicollis isolate bZonAlb1 chromosome 29, bZonAlb1.hap1, whole genome shotgun sequence genome encodes the following:
- the HSD11B1L gene encoding hydroxysteroid 11-beta-dehydrogenase 1-like protein, with the protein MKPIGKVLCATGVVAGLVAFFWKEDFNPESLSGARVLVTGASAGIGEQIAYHYARFGAEIVVTARREAVLQKVMEKCLTLGAKKIFYIPADMSSPSEPERVVQFAVQKLGGLDYLVLNHIGTNRFQEWAGDVEYTRWLLQVNFLSYVALATAALPTLEKNRGALVVVSSLTGKMPTPFTTSYSATKFALDGFFSSLRHELIMQSRDVSVTLCILGLIDTDSALEHTRGKVLLSASPAPEAALAIVRGGAARAPEIFYPRWLRPLCCLWALFPSSGNQVLRAFYNYSSP; encoded by the exons ATGAAGCCAATTGGAAAAGTGCTTTGTGCTACAGGGGTTGTAGCTGGGCTCGTAGCTTTCTTCTGGAAAGAGGACTTTAACCCAG AGAGCCTGTCTGGTGCCCGTGTTCTCGTGACTGGAGCCAGTGCTGGGATTGGAGAGCAGATAGCATATCACTATGCCAGGTTTGGTGCTGAGATTGTGGTGACTGCCAGGAGGgaagctgtgctgcagaag GTAATGGAGAAATGCCTGACACTTggagcaaagaaaatattttacatcCCTGCAGATATGTCTTCCCCTTCAGAGCCTGAGAGGGTGGTGCAGTTTGCTGTCCAAAAGCTGG GGGGCCTGGATTACCTGGTGCTGAACCACATCGGCACCAACCGCTTCCAGGAGTGGGCTGGGGATGTGGAGTACACGcgctggctgctgcag GTGAATTTTTTGAGTTATGTGGCTCttgcaacagcagctctgcccacccTGGAGAAGAACAGAGGTGCTCTGGTGGTTGTTTCTTCCCTCACAG ggaaaatgcccactcCCTTCACCACTTCCTACTCTGCCACCAAGTTTGCCCTGGATGGATTCTTCAGCTCGCTGCGCCACGAGCTCATCatgcagagcagggatgtgtCGGTCACGCTGTGCATCCTGGGCCTGATTGACACTGACTCGGCGCTGGAGCACACCAG GGGCAAAGTGCTGCTCAGCGCCTCCCCCGCTCCCGAGGCCGCGCTCGCCATCGTCCGCGGCGGAGCCGCTCGGGCGCCCGAGATTTTCTACCCGCGGTGGCTGCGGCCgctctgctgtctctgggcTCTGTTCCCCAGCAGCGGGAACCAGGTGCTGCGGGCTTTCTACAACTacagcagcccctga